The Nitrospirota bacterium DNA segment CGTCTTTACACCAGCGAACGACCGAGACTTCGACTGCCAGCGGGGATGGTTCCTGAGCCACAGCAATCTGCAATGTGAGATAGGCCCCTGCGTTTAACGCGATGTCGCTGCGCAGCCTGCAACCCGTGGGCGAGAGGTCGAGCAACACCCCTTCTCCTGCGTCGGTATCGCTTTGGATACTGGCGAGGTAACCGACCGGCACTCGAAGGCGACATCGTGGTTTCATCATAAAAGTCTCCGTATTGCGTACTAGAGAGGATATCGGCAGAGGCGAGAAAAACTTGATTTCCGGGCTAGGGAGGGAGGGCGCGACTCAAGTTTTCGGGGCATCTGACGAGGGGCCTGATGGCCCTTAGCTCGTTTCCGGCCTATTTTACTTCCATCCATTCGGTGCTCTGTGAGCGGAATACCAACATGCGAGTCGAGGTCCGGACCATACAGGCGTCGTGTGAGTCTTCCACGGACAACACCTGTTCGTCGGTCGACCAGGGGATGGAGAAGATGCCGCCCGTATAAGCCGAAAAGGCCATGGCGCGTTCGGATGTGATCGCCACAGCGACATGTCCCCGGCCATGCAGCTGTTTCACGGTCTCTCGGACTCCGAGCGGTTCAGCCGTCCAATGTCCTCGCCCCTCCTGGAATCCATAGACCCGCCGGTCGCTCTGCGCGAGAATTAATCGCGGTAAGACGTGATGGCGTCCGACCTGTTCCCCGCTGTCCAGCGGTACGTCTGTCCATCGCCGAAGCGCAGAAGAAAATCCCAATAGCCGGTTGGAGGTCTGGGCGAATGCGGTATGTCCCCGTGCCTCTGTGACGATGACGGTTTCATTCAGCCCGAGCGATTCCTCCATTCCAGTCCCGCTGGACGGCAA contains these protein-coding regions:
- a CDS encoding PilZ domain-containing protein, producing the protein MMKPRCRLRVPVGYLASIQSDTDAGEGVLLDLSPTGCRLRSDIALNAGAYLTLQIAVAQEPSPLAVEVSVVRWCKDGHFGVEFLRYSHGDRERVTDLVETLPSIEIAAHSDYAISTLSAVSS